One Spinacia oleracea cultivar Varoflay chromosome 4, BTI_SOV_V1, whole genome shotgun sequence DNA segment encodes these proteins:
- the LOC110792581 gene encoding SUMO-activating enzyme subunit 2 isoform X1: protein MASQQQSDAIKGAKVLMVGAGGIGCELLKTLALSGFQDIHIIDMDTIEVSNLNRQFLFRQSHVGQSKAKVARDAVLKFRPHISITAHHANIKSSEFDVDFFQKFDVVLNGLDNLDARRHVNRIRLAAGVPLVESGTTGFLGQVAVHVKDRTECYECYPKPAPKSYPVCTITSTPSKFVHCIVWAKDLLFAKLFGDKNQENDLNVRSSDGASSSEHTADIFERRNDEDIDCYGRRIYDHVFGYNIELALSNDETWKNRTRPKPIYSSDVLSDNQQNGNLDKNCSSSDLVLVSAMATLGLKNPQDVWNLAENSKVLLEAVKLFFLKRQKEIGSLTFDKDDQLAVEFVTAAANIRAASFGIPLHSLFEAKGIAGNIVHAVATTNAVVAGLIVIEAFKLLNEDLVNVRMTFCNEHPKRKMLLMPVEPFEPNETCFVCSKTPLTLEVNAPHTKFRDFIEKIVREKLGMSLPTVMQGNFLLYEDGDDLDEDERRNYEANLEKVLSKLPSPVTGGTSMLVGDLNQKLSCEINIKQREEFDEEKEPDGMVLIGWLQAPTDTENKASVQNGESTSGTGANQAMPSEIAEAKEAEVNAASKKRNFSELSNSSFSHPSSGKDKSSKNKETPCIGRSSATGCWINLLCMNSDIFSSKIKPVHGIRLILVIMLGFAFIPSSLSPCSILCHCGGFNCVRNM from the exons ATGGCGTCCCAGCAACAGTCAGACGCCATTAAG GGTGCGAAAGTTTTGATGGTTGGCGCTGGTGGTATTGGCTGTGAACTGCTCAAAACCCTTGCTCTTTCTGGCTTCCAAGATATTCACATA ATTGATATGGACACGATAGAAGTTAGCAATTTGAATAGGCAATTTTTGTTTCGACAGTCGCATGTTGGACAATCAAAAGCAAAA GTTGCTCGAGATGCTGTATTAAAGTTCAGGCCTCATATAAGTATTACGGCCCACCATGCTAATATTAAGAGCTCTGAATTTGACGTGGACTTCTTTCAGAAGTTTGATGTAGTTTTGAACGGTCTTGATAATCTAGATGCTAGGCGACATGTAAATCGCATCCGCTTGGCAGCTGGTGTCCCATTGGTAGAGAGTGGGACCACTGGGTTCTTGGGACAG GTAGCTGTCCATGTGAAGGACAGAACTGAATGCTATGAATGTTATCCTAAGCCCGCTCCGAAATCATATCCTGTTTGTACTATTACTAGTACTCCATCAAAG TTTGTTCACTGTATTGTTTGGGCCAAGGATTTGCTCTTTGCCAAGTTGTTTGGTGATAAGAATCAGGAAAATGATCTCAATGTGCGTTCAAGTGATGGTGCAAGCTCTTCAGAACATACTGCTGACATATTTGAGCGCAGAAATGATGAAGATATTGATTGCTATGGAAGGAGAATATACGATCATGTTTTTGGTTACAACATCGAATTAGCTTTGTCTAATGACGAGACTTGGAAGAATCGTACCAGGCCAAAGCCAATATATTCTAGTGATGTTCTATCTGACAATCAGCAAAATGGGAACTTGGATAAAAATTGTTCCAGTAGTGATTTAGTTTTAGTCTCAGCAATGGCAACACTCGGGCTAAAGAATCCACAGGACGTGTGGAACCTGGCAGAGAACAGTAAAGTTTTGCTGGAAGCTGTGAAACTGTTTTTCTTGAAACGGCAGAAG GAAATTGGGAGCCTGACTTTTGATAAAGATGATCAGTTAGCTGTTGAGTTTGTTACTGCTGCTGCTAATATACGGGCTGCCTCTTTTGGTATTCCTTTACACAGCCTCTTTGAAGCGAAAGGCATTGCTGGCAATATTGTACATGCAGTGGCAACAACAAATGCTGTAGTTGCTGGGTTGATTGTTATTGAGGCTTTTAAGTTGCTTAATGAGGACTTGGTAAATGTGAG GATGACTTTTTGTAATGAGCATCCAAAAAGAAAGATGCTTCTTATGCCAGTTGAGCCATTTGAGCCCAACGAAACATGTTTCGTCTGTTCCAAG ACCCCATTGACACTTGAGGTTAATGCTCCGCACACGAAGTTTCGTGATTTTATTGAGAAAATTGTCCGAGAAAAGTTGGGCATGAGTCTGCCAACAGTGATGCAAGGTAATTTCTTGCTGTACGAGGATGGTGATGATCTTGATGAAGACGAAAGACGGAATTATGAAGCCAATCTTGAGAAG GTGCTTTCCAAGCTTCCATCTCCCGTAACTGGTGGTACAAGCATGTTGGTTGGGGATTTAAATCAGAAATTGTCCTGCGAAATCAACATAAAGCAAAG AGAGGAGTTTGATGAGGAAAAGGAGCCTGATGGCATGGTTCTCATTGGATGGTTACAAGCTCCAACTGATACAGAAAATAAAGCTTCTGTTCAAAATGGTGAGAGCACATCAGGTACAGGTGCAAATCAAGCAATGCCTTCAGAGATTGCAGAAGCCAAGGAAGCTGAAGTCAATGCAGCATCTAAGAAAAGAAACTTTTCCGAGCTTTCAAATTCTTCCTTTTCTCACCCTTCAAGTGGTAAAGATAAATCAAGCAAGAATAAAGAG ACGCCGTGCATTGGTAGAAGTTCAGCTACTGGTTGCTGGATCAATCTTTTGTGCATGAATTCAGATATCTTCAGTTCCAAGATCAAACCTGTCCATGGAATCAGGTTAATTCTTGTTATAATGCTTGGTTTTGCTTTTATTCCTTCCTCTCTTTCCCCCTGTAGTATATTGTGCCATTGTGGTGGATTCAATTGCGTCAGAAATATGTGA
- the LOC110792581 gene encoding SUMO-activating enzyme subunit 2 isoform X3, giving the protein MASQQQSDAIKGAKVLMVGAGGIGCELLKTLALSGFQDIHIIDMDTIEVSNLNRQFLFRQSHVGQSKAKVARDAVLKFRPHISITAHHANIKSSEFDVDFFQKFDVVLNGLDNLDARRHVNRIRLAAGVPLVESGTTGFLGQVAVHVKDRTECYECYPKPAPKSYPVCTITSTPSKFVHCIVWAKDLLFAKLFGDKNQENDLNVRSSDGASSSEHTADIFERRNDEDIDCYGRRIYDHVFGYNIELALSNDETWKNRTRPKPIYSSDVLSDNQQNGNLDKNCSSSDLVLVSAMATLGLKNPQDVWNLAENSKVLLEAVKLFFLKRQKEIGSLTFDKDDQLAVEFVTAAANIRAASFGIPLHSLFEAKGIAGNIVHAVATTNAVVAGLIVIEAFKLLNEDLVNVRMTFCNEHPKRKMLLMPVEPFEPNETCFVCSKTPLTLEVNAPHTKFRDFIEKIVREKLGMSLPTVMQGNFLLYEDGDDLDEDERRNYEANLEKVLSKLPSPVTGGTSMLVGDLNQKLSCEINIKQREEFDEEKEPDGMVLIGWLQAPTDTENKASVQNGESTSGTGANQAMPSEIAEAKEAEVNAASKKRNFSELSNSSFSHPSSGKDKSSKNKEVILEDEGDDLIVLDHLNSEMAKKKRLV; this is encoded by the exons ATGGCGTCCCAGCAACAGTCAGACGCCATTAAG GGTGCGAAAGTTTTGATGGTTGGCGCTGGTGGTATTGGCTGTGAACTGCTCAAAACCCTTGCTCTTTCTGGCTTCCAAGATATTCACATA ATTGATATGGACACGATAGAAGTTAGCAATTTGAATAGGCAATTTTTGTTTCGACAGTCGCATGTTGGACAATCAAAAGCAAAA GTTGCTCGAGATGCTGTATTAAAGTTCAGGCCTCATATAAGTATTACGGCCCACCATGCTAATATTAAGAGCTCTGAATTTGACGTGGACTTCTTTCAGAAGTTTGATGTAGTTTTGAACGGTCTTGATAATCTAGATGCTAGGCGACATGTAAATCGCATCCGCTTGGCAGCTGGTGTCCCATTGGTAGAGAGTGGGACCACTGGGTTCTTGGGACAG GTAGCTGTCCATGTGAAGGACAGAACTGAATGCTATGAATGTTATCCTAAGCCCGCTCCGAAATCATATCCTGTTTGTACTATTACTAGTACTCCATCAAAG TTTGTTCACTGTATTGTTTGGGCCAAGGATTTGCTCTTTGCCAAGTTGTTTGGTGATAAGAATCAGGAAAATGATCTCAATGTGCGTTCAAGTGATGGTGCAAGCTCTTCAGAACATACTGCTGACATATTTGAGCGCAGAAATGATGAAGATATTGATTGCTATGGAAGGAGAATATACGATCATGTTTTTGGTTACAACATCGAATTAGCTTTGTCTAATGACGAGACTTGGAAGAATCGTACCAGGCCAAAGCCAATATATTCTAGTGATGTTCTATCTGACAATCAGCAAAATGGGAACTTGGATAAAAATTGTTCCAGTAGTGATTTAGTTTTAGTCTCAGCAATGGCAACACTCGGGCTAAAGAATCCACAGGACGTGTGGAACCTGGCAGAGAACAGTAAAGTTTTGCTGGAAGCTGTGAAACTGTTTTTCTTGAAACGGCAGAAG GAAATTGGGAGCCTGACTTTTGATAAAGATGATCAGTTAGCTGTTGAGTTTGTTACTGCTGCTGCTAATATACGGGCTGCCTCTTTTGGTATTCCTTTACACAGCCTCTTTGAAGCGAAAGGCATTGCTGGCAATATTGTACATGCAGTGGCAACAACAAATGCTGTAGTTGCTGGGTTGATTGTTATTGAGGCTTTTAAGTTGCTTAATGAGGACTTGGTAAATGTGAG GATGACTTTTTGTAATGAGCATCCAAAAAGAAAGATGCTTCTTATGCCAGTTGAGCCATTTGAGCCCAACGAAACATGTTTCGTCTGTTCCAAG ACCCCATTGACACTTGAGGTTAATGCTCCGCACACGAAGTTTCGTGATTTTATTGAGAAAATTGTCCGAGAAAAGTTGGGCATGAGTCTGCCAACAGTGATGCAAGGTAATTTCTTGCTGTACGAGGATGGTGATGATCTTGATGAAGACGAAAGACGGAATTATGAAGCCAATCTTGAGAAG GTGCTTTCCAAGCTTCCATCTCCCGTAACTGGTGGTACAAGCATGTTGGTTGGGGATTTAAATCAGAAATTGTCCTGCGAAATCAACATAAAGCAAAG AGAGGAGTTTGATGAGGAAAAGGAGCCTGATGGCATGGTTCTCATTGGATGGTTACAAGCTCCAACTGATACAGAAAATAAAGCTTCTGTTCAAAATGGTGAGAGCACATCAGGTACAGGTGCAAATCAAGCAATGCCTTCAGAGATTGCAGAAGCCAAGGAAGCTGAAGTCAATGCAGCATCTAAGAAAAGAAACTTTTCCGAGCTTTCAAATTCTTCCTTTTCTCACCCTTCAAGTGGTAAAGATAAATCAAGCAAGAATAAAGAGGTAATTTTGGAAGATGAAGGTGATGATCTTATCGTACTTGACCATTTGAATTCTGAAATGGCCAAGAAGAAAAGACTAGTATAA
- the LOC110792581 gene encoding SUMO-activating enzyme subunit 2 isoform X4 yields MASQQQSDAIKGAKVLMVGAGGIGCELLKTLALSGFQDIHIIDMDTIEVSNLNRQFLFRQSHVGQSKAKVARDAVLKFRPHISITAHHANIKSSEFDVDFFQKFDVVLNGLDNLDARRHVNRIRLAAGVPLVESGTTGFLGQVAVHVKDRTECYECYPKPAPKSYPVCTITSTPSKFVHCIVWAKDLLFAKLFGDKNQENDLNVRSSDGASSSEHTADIFERRNDEDIDCYGRRIYDHVFGYNIELALSNDETWKNRTRPKPIYSSDVLSDNQQNGNLDKNCSSSDLVLVSAMATLGLKNPQDVWNLAENSKVLLEAVKLFFLKRQKEIGSLTFDKDDQLAVEFVTAAANIRAASFGIPLHSLFEAKGIAGNIVHAVATTNAVVAGLIVIEAFKLLNEDLVNVRMTFCNEHPKRKMLLMPVEPFEPNETCFVCSKTPLTLEVNAPHTKFRDFIEKIVREKLGMSLPTVMQGNFLLYEDGDDLDEDERRNYEANLEKVLSKLPSPVTGGTSMLVGDLNQKLSCEINIKQREEFDEEKEPDGMVLIGWLQAPTDTENKASVQNGESTSGTGANQAMPSEIAEAKEAEVNAASKKRNFSELSNSSFSHPSSGKDKSSKNKEELRSISFENQDRPASASKIF; encoded by the exons ATGGCGTCCCAGCAACAGTCAGACGCCATTAAG GGTGCGAAAGTTTTGATGGTTGGCGCTGGTGGTATTGGCTGTGAACTGCTCAAAACCCTTGCTCTTTCTGGCTTCCAAGATATTCACATA ATTGATATGGACACGATAGAAGTTAGCAATTTGAATAGGCAATTTTTGTTTCGACAGTCGCATGTTGGACAATCAAAAGCAAAA GTTGCTCGAGATGCTGTATTAAAGTTCAGGCCTCATATAAGTATTACGGCCCACCATGCTAATATTAAGAGCTCTGAATTTGACGTGGACTTCTTTCAGAAGTTTGATGTAGTTTTGAACGGTCTTGATAATCTAGATGCTAGGCGACATGTAAATCGCATCCGCTTGGCAGCTGGTGTCCCATTGGTAGAGAGTGGGACCACTGGGTTCTTGGGACAG GTAGCTGTCCATGTGAAGGACAGAACTGAATGCTATGAATGTTATCCTAAGCCCGCTCCGAAATCATATCCTGTTTGTACTATTACTAGTACTCCATCAAAG TTTGTTCACTGTATTGTTTGGGCCAAGGATTTGCTCTTTGCCAAGTTGTTTGGTGATAAGAATCAGGAAAATGATCTCAATGTGCGTTCAAGTGATGGTGCAAGCTCTTCAGAACATACTGCTGACATATTTGAGCGCAGAAATGATGAAGATATTGATTGCTATGGAAGGAGAATATACGATCATGTTTTTGGTTACAACATCGAATTAGCTTTGTCTAATGACGAGACTTGGAAGAATCGTACCAGGCCAAAGCCAATATATTCTAGTGATGTTCTATCTGACAATCAGCAAAATGGGAACTTGGATAAAAATTGTTCCAGTAGTGATTTAGTTTTAGTCTCAGCAATGGCAACACTCGGGCTAAAGAATCCACAGGACGTGTGGAACCTGGCAGAGAACAGTAAAGTTTTGCTGGAAGCTGTGAAACTGTTTTTCTTGAAACGGCAGAAG GAAATTGGGAGCCTGACTTTTGATAAAGATGATCAGTTAGCTGTTGAGTTTGTTACTGCTGCTGCTAATATACGGGCTGCCTCTTTTGGTATTCCTTTACACAGCCTCTTTGAAGCGAAAGGCATTGCTGGCAATATTGTACATGCAGTGGCAACAACAAATGCTGTAGTTGCTGGGTTGATTGTTATTGAGGCTTTTAAGTTGCTTAATGAGGACTTGGTAAATGTGAG GATGACTTTTTGTAATGAGCATCCAAAAAGAAAGATGCTTCTTATGCCAGTTGAGCCATTTGAGCCCAACGAAACATGTTTCGTCTGTTCCAAG ACCCCATTGACACTTGAGGTTAATGCTCCGCACACGAAGTTTCGTGATTTTATTGAGAAAATTGTCCGAGAAAAGTTGGGCATGAGTCTGCCAACAGTGATGCAAGGTAATTTCTTGCTGTACGAGGATGGTGATGATCTTGATGAAGACGAAAGACGGAATTATGAAGCCAATCTTGAGAAG GTGCTTTCCAAGCTTCCATCTCCCGTAACTGGTGGTACAAGCATGTTGGTTGGGGATTTAAATCAGAAATTGTCCTGCGAAATCAACATAAAGCAAAG AGAGGAGTTTGATGAGGAAAAGGAGCCTGATGGCATGGTTCTCATTGGATGGTTACAAGCTCCAACTGATACAGAAAATAAAGCTTCTGTTCAAAATGGTGAGAGCACATCAGGTACAGGTGCAAATCAAGCAATGCCTTCAGAGATTGCAGAAGCCAAGGAAGCTGAAGTCAATGCAGCATCTAAGAAAAGAAACTTTTCCGAGCTTTCAAATTCTTCCTTTTCTCACCCTTCAAGTGGTAAAGATAAATCAAGCAAGAATAAAGAG GAACTACGAAGTATAAGTTTTGAAAACCAAGACCGGCCTGCTTCTGCAAGTAAAATCTTTTGA
- the LOC110792581 gene encoding SUMO-activating enzyme subunit 2 isoform X2 codes for MLKIDMDTIEVSNLNRQFLFRQSHVGQSKAKVARDAVLKFRPHISITAHHANIKSSEFDVDFFQKFDVVLNGLDNLDARRHVNRIRLAAGVPLVESGTTGFLGQVAVHVKDRTECYECYPKPAPKSYPVCTITSTPSKFVHCIVWAKDLLFAKLFGDKNQENDLNVRSSDGASSSEHTADIFERRNDEDIDCYGRRIYDHVFGYNIELALSNDETWKNRTRPKPIYSSDVLSDNQQNGNLDKNCSSSDLVLVSAMATLGLKNPQDVWNLAENSKVLLEAVKLFFLKRQKEIGSLTFDKDDQLAVEFVTAAANIRAASFGIPLHSLFEAKGIAGNIVHAVATTNAVVAGLIVIEAFKLLNEDLVNVRMTFCNEHPKRKMLLMPVEPFEPNETCFVCSKTPLTLEVNAPHTKFRDFIEKIVREKLGMSLPTVMQGNFLLYEDGDDLDEDERRNYEANLEKVLSKLPSPVTGGTSMLVGDLNQKLSCEINIKQREEFDEEKEPDGMVLIGWLQAPTDTENKASVQNGESTSGTGANQAMPSEIAEAKEAEVNAASKKRNFSELSNSSFSHPSSGKDKSSKNKETPCIGRSSATGCWINLLCMNSDIFSSKIKPVHGIRLILVIMLGFAFIPSSLSPCSILCHCGGFNCVRNM; via the exons ATGTTAAAG ATTGATATGGACACGATAGAAGTTAGCAATTTGAATAGGCAATTTTTGTTTCGACAGTCGCATGTTGGACAATCAAAAGCAAAA GTTGCTCGAGATGCTGTATTAAAGTTCAGGCCTCATATAAGTATTACGGCCCACCATGCTAATATTAAGAGCTCTGAATTTGACGTGGACTTCTTTCAGAAGTTTGATGTAGTTTTGAACGGTCTTGATAATCTAGATGCTAGGCGACATGTAAATCGCATCCGCTTGGCAGCTGGTGTCCCATTGGTAGAGAGTGGGACCACTGGGTTCTTGGGACAG GTAGCTGTCCATGTGAAGGACAGAACTGAATGCTATGAATGTTATCCTAAGCCCGCTCCGAAATCATATCCTGTTTGTACTATTACTAGTACTCCATCAAAG TTTGTTCACTGTATTGTTTGGGCCAAGGATTTGCTCTTTGCCAAGTTGTTTGGTGATAAGAATCAGGAAAATGATCTCAATGTGCGTTCAAGTGATGGTGCAAGCTCTTCAGAACATACTGCTGACATATTTGAGCGCAGAAATGATGAAGATATTGATTGCTATGGAAGGAGAATATACGATCATGTTTTTGGTTACAACATCGAATTAGCTTTGTCTAATGACGAGACTTGGAAGAATCGTACCAGGCCAAAGCCAATATATTCTAGTGATGTTCTATCTGACAATCAGCAAAATGGGAACTTGGATAAAAATTGTTCCAGTAGTGATTTAGTTTTAGTCTCAGCAATGGCAACACTCGGGCTAAAGAATCCACAGGACGTGTGGAACCTGGCAGAGAACAGTAAAGTTTTGCTGGAAGCTGTGAAACTGTTTTTCTTGAAACGGCAGAAG GAAATTGGGAGCCTGACTTTTGATAAAGATGATCAGTTAGCTGTTGAGTTTGTTACTGCTGCTGCTAATATACGGGCTGCCTCTTTTGGTATTCCTTTACACAGCCTCTTTGAAGCGAAAGGCATTGCTGGCAATATTGTACATGCAGTGGCAACAACAAATGCTGTAGTTGCTGGGTTGATTGTTATTGAGGCTTTTAAGTTGCTTAATGAGGACTTGGTAAATGTGAG GATGACTTTTTGTAATGAGCATCCAAAAAGAAAGATGCTTCTTATGCCAGTTGAGCCATTTGAGCCCAACGAAACATGTTTCGTCTGTTCCAAG ACCCCATTGACACTTGAGGTTAATGCTCCGCACACGAAGTTTCGTGATTTTATTGAGAAAATTGTCCGAGAAAAGTTGGGCATGAGTCTGCCAACAGTGATGCAAGGTAATTTCTTGCTGTACGAGGATGGTGATGATCTTGATGAAGACGAAAGACGGAATTATGAAGCCAATCTTGAGAAG GTGCTTTCCAAGCTTCCATCTCCCGTAACTGGTGGTACAAGCATGTTGGTTGGGGATTTAAATCAGAAATTGTCCTGCGAAATCAACATAAAGCAAAG AGAGGAGTTTGATGAGGAAAAGGAGCCTGATGGCATGGTTCTCATTGGATGGTTACAAGCTCCAACTGATACAGAAAATAAAGCTTCTGTTCAAAATGGTGAGAGCACATCAGGTACAGGTGCAAATCAAGCAATGCCTTCAGAGATTGCAGAAGCCAAGGAAGCTGAAGTCAATGCAGCATCTAAGAAAAGAAACTTTTCCGAGCTTTCAAATTCTTCCTTTTCTCACCCTTCAAGTGGTAAAGATAAATCAAGCAAGAATAAAGAG ACGCCGTGCATTGGTAGAAGTTCAGCTACTGGTTGCTGGATCAATCTTTTGTGCATGAATTCAGATATCTTCAGTTCCAAGATCAAACCTGTCCATGGAATCAGGTTAATTCTTGTTATAATGCTTGGTTTTGCTTTTATTCCTTCCTCTCTTTCCCCCTGTAGTATATTGTGCCATTGTGGTGGATTCAATTGCGTCAGAAATATGTGA
- the LOC110792577 gene encoding probable receptor-like protein kinase At4g39110, whose product MAKMSYTLPPPGLGGMMLDKNKIPLILHSSSRTSSSSLSFISMSISTLLPLVLYLSLLTSTLAAPTAFTPKDSFFIACGSNNKIGTPDGKSYQSDQDAHGFLSAEDKYLVSDPNAIVPSKIYSSARVFLKDATYTFTLQDSGWHWVRLHFLPIKTDIFKLETASFNVYTNEVTLLHSFSTTNLTMKEYLIHVKSQRFSIKFEPQKSSAAFINAIEVSTAPDTLIGDSGQSLSPVGEFNGLNQNSLETMYRVNVGGNLVTADNDTLGRTWVQDGQYLNNKAMAKNVNVQTSVIKYPQGVTPYIAPQTVYATAAEMADSNTMVQSFNVSWDFTVEKSYSYLVRLHFCDIVSTSLNDLYFNVYINGKTAISSLDLSSITGKLATPNYQDIVVDSSLVQDKVSVQIGPAKVDSGSKNAILNGVEVFKMNNTVSSLDGEFGPDGKAAFDGKHKKTVAAVGFAMMFGAFVGLGAMVIKWHKRPQDWQRRNSFSSWLLPLHAGDSTVFGKSNYGSHKSSIFTTGGLGRRFTFDEIKDATKNFEASGVIGVGGFGNVYIGTLDATQVAVKRGNPQSEQGINEFMTEIQMLSKLRHKHLVSLIGYCDENNEMILVYEYMSNGPLRDHLYGKNMPPLSWKQRLEISIGAARGLHYLHTGSAQGIIHRDVKTTNILLDENFVSKMADFGLSKDGPGQQADHVSTAVKGSFGYLDPEYFRKQQLTDKSDVYSFGVVLLEVLCARPAINPALPREQVNLAEWAMNWKRKDMLEKILDPVLVGSINPESMKKFSEAAEKCLAEYGSDRPTMGDVLWNLEYALQLQEASAQGKLDDATTNPNLNPNPTATTVTPVVTDTTLETRPSAIIPEQTRAMDERSGTALLAQFSNLSGR is encoded by the exons ATGGCTAAAATG TCTTACACTTTACCCCCTCCTGGGTTAGGAGGAATGATGTTGGACAAGAATAAAATACCACTTATCCTTCATTCCTCCTCCCggacatcatcatcatctttatCCTTCATTTCCATGTCTATATCCACGCTTTTACCCCTTGTTCTTTACCTCTCCCTTCTAACCTCCACCCTCGCGGCCCCTACCGCCTTCACCCCGAAAGATAGTTTCTTCATTGCTTGTGGAAGCAATAATAAAATAGGCACCCCTGATGGAAAATCCTACCAATCTGATCAAGACGCTCATGGGTTTCTTTCTGCAGAAGATAAGTACCTTGTTTCTGACCCGAATGCAATTGTTCCTTCAAAGATATATTCTTCTGCAAGAGTTTTCTTAAAGGATGCAACCTACACGTTTACATTGCAGGATTCTGGTTGGCATTGGGTTCGACTCCATTTCCTTCCCATTAAGACCGACATTTTCAAGCTTGAAACGGCGAGTTTTAATGTTTACACTAATGAAGTCACATTACTTCATAGCTTTAGTACAACCAACCTTACAATGAAGGAGTACCTTATCCATGTTAAGTCACAAAGGTTTTCTATTAAGTTTGAGCCTCAAAAATCCTCGGCTGCTTTCATTAATGCCATTGAAGTTTCCACCGCACCAGACACCTTGATTGGTGATTCTGGGCAATCTTTATCTCCAGTAGGTGAGTTTAATGGTCTGAATCAAAACTCACTTGAAACCATGTATCGAGTTAATGTGGGTGGAAATTTAGTTACAGCTGATAATGACACCCTTGGTCGAACATGGGTTCAAGATGGTCAGTATCTCAACAATAAAGCTATGGCGAAAAATGTTAATGTTCAAACCTCTGTTATTAAGTACCCTCAAGGAGTCACCCCTTATATAGCCCCACAAACGGTTTATGCAACTGCAGCTGAAATGGCTGATTCAAACACCATGGTCCAAAGCTTCAACGTCTCATGGGATTTTACCGTTGAGAAGTCTTACTCTTACTTAGTAAGGCTACATTTTTGTGACATTGTTAGTACATCCCTTAATGACTTGTATTTCAATGTCTATATTAATGGGAAAACCGCTATTTCTTCATTGGATTTATCTTCAATAACGGGTAAATTAGCCACCCCGAATTACCAAGACATTGTTGTTGATTCCTCTTTGGTTCAAGATAAAGTCTCTGTTCAAATTGGACCGGCTAAAGTTGATTCCGGGTCTAAAAACGCTATCCTCAATGGGGTTGAGGTTTTCAAGATGAACAACACGGTTAGCAGTTTGGATGGGGAGTTTGGTCCAGATGGAAAAGCTGCTTTTGATGGCAAACATAAGAAAACAGTCGCCGCAGTTGGGTTTGCTATGATGTTTGGAGCCTTTGTTGGGTTGGGCGCAATGGTGATTAAGTGGCATAAGAGGCCTCAAGATTGGCAAAGGAGAAACAGCTTTTCATCTTGGTTACTTCCTCTTCATGCAGGGGACTCAACTGTCTTCGGTAAGAGTAATTATGGGTCTCACAAAAGCAGCATTTTCACCACCGGTGGTCTTGGCCGCAGGTTCACCTTCGACGAGATCAAGGATGCTACCAAAAACTTTGAAGCTAGTGGTGTCATTGGTGTTGGAGGATTTGGCAATGTCTACATTGGAACGTTGGATGCCACCCAG GTAGCAGTCAAGCGAGGCAACCCTCAGTCTGAGCAGGGTATCAATGAATTCATGACTGAAATACAAATGTTGTCCAAACTTCGGCACAAGCATTTGGTGTCCCTAATAGGGTATTGTGACGAGAATAATGAGATGATTCTAGTATACGAGTACATGTCCAATGGACCTCTACGCGACCACCTCTATGGCAAGAACATGCCTCCATTATCATGGAAGCAGAGACTCGAGATAAGCATTGGAGCAGCTCGTGGGCTGCACTACCTCCACACAGGTTCAGCCCAAGGAATCATCCATCGAGATGTCAAGACAACCAACATCCTCCTTGACGAAAACTTTGTATCAAAGATGGCAGACTTTGGACTCTCCAAAGACGGTCCAGGCCAACAAGCAGACCATGTCAGTACAGCTGTTAAGGGTAGTTTCGGGTATCTTGATCCGGAATATTTCAGGAAACAACAACTTACTGACAAGTCAGATGTGTACTCATTCGGAGTAGTGTTGCTTGAGGTTTTATGTGCTCGTCCTGCTATCAACCCTGCTCTACCTAGAGAGCAAGTCAACCTTGCTGAATGGGCTATGAATTGGAAGAGGAAGGATATGCTGGAAAAAATCCTAGACCCGGTTTTAGTAGGATCGATAAACCCAGAATCCATGAAGAAATTTTCTGAAGCAGCAGAAAAATGTTTGGCTGAGTATGGAAGTGATAGGCCTACAATGGGTGATGTACTATGGAATCTGGAGTATGCTTTGCAACTTCAAGAGGCATCGGCTCAGGGTAAGTTAGACGATGCTACtacaaaccctaatctgaaccCTAATCCTACTGCTACTACTGTTACACCTGTTGTAACAGATACAACCCTTGAAACTCGCCCTAGCGCCATTATTCCTGAACAGACACGAGCCATGGATGAACGATCTGGAACTGCTTTACTAGCACAATTCAGCAACCTCAGTGGAagataa